Proteins found in one Cardiocondyla obscurior isolate alpha-2009 linkage group LG03, Cobs3.1, whole genome shotgun sequence genomic segment:
- the LOC139113748 gene encoding cytochrome P450 6a2: MAAGMLEIFGACVVILYLLYYYLTCDFDYWTSRGVNGPKPVLFFGNTVDFFMGKKCMGEFYKDIYNRYSNEAMVGVFLRGKPALVLRDPEYIKQVLIKDFTTFADRLGTVFEKAEPMSMHLFRLDAVRWRPLRTRLSPIFTSGKLKDMFHLLLNCSDHFEKYLDQIVSKDGIVECRDLTSKFTTDVIGSCAFGLEINALKEENNQFQKMGRKIFRSTSKTVIRILLREVPWLYKHFGYLLDDHDVTKFMTDVTRDTIQYRKQNNISRHDFIDTLIDLKDNPDKLGVNNVTDAFIAAQSFVFFAAGFETSSSTMSYAMYELAQNQSIQDKVREEIKEVLNNDDGVILYENIKKMSYLEKIFQETLRKYPPVMYLTRKPITNYTFEGTKIDIRKGQQVIIPTYAIHHDPNIYPNPEVFDPERFTPENMKQRNPMYHLPFGDGPRNCIGARFAVNQTKVGLIKVLTNYKIDICEKTQIPIQLAPLSSLMLQTTHGIYLKLTKIS, translated from the exons ATGGCTGCGGGCATGCTCGAAATTTTCGGTGCTTGTGTGGTGATTTTgtatttactttattattatttaacctGCGACTTCGATTATTGGACATCACGCGGTGTCAATGGGCCGAAGCCCGTACTGTTCTTCGGCAACACCGTCGATTTCTTTATGGGAAAGAAATGCATGGGTGAATTTTACAAAGACATATACAACCGGTACTCGAACGAGGCTATGGTGGGTGTGTTTTTAAGAGGTAAACCCGCGCTCGTTTTGAGAGATCCTGAGTACATCAAACAGGTATTGATTAAGGACTTTACCACCTTTGCCGATCGGCTGGGGACAGTTTTCGAAAAG GCCGAACCTATGTCCATGCACCTCTTCAGACTCGACGCTGTTAGATGGCGACCATTAAGAACGAGGCTCTCGCCCATCTTCACGTCTGGAAAGTTGAAGGACATGTTTCACTTGTTGCTGAACTGTTCCGACCACTTCGAGAAGTATCTTGACCAGATAGTATCTAAAGACGGTATCGTCGAATGCCGGGATCTAACGTCGAAATTCACCACCGACGTGATCGGTTCGTGCGCTTTCGGCCTCGAAATAAACGCGTTGAAAGAGGAGAATAATCAGTTCCAGAAAATGGGTCGCAAAATATTCCGCTCAACTTCGAAGACCGTGATTAGAATTTTGCTGAGAGAAGTTCCGTGGCTCTACAAGCACTTCGGATATTTATTGGACGACCATGACGTAACCAAGTTCATGACAGACGTTACTCGAGACACTATACAGTACAGGAAGCAGAACAATATAAGCCGGCATGATTTCATCGACACACTTATCGATCTTAAAGATAATCCCGACAAGCTGGGTGTTAATA aTGTAACGGATGCTTTTATCGCTGCACAATcgtttgtatttttcgcgGCCGGCTTCGAAACATCTTCCTCCACGATGTCTTATGCGATGTACGAGCTAGCGCAAAATCAATCAATTCAAGATAAAGTTCGAGAGGAGATTAAAGAAGTCCTTAATAACGACGACGGAGTTATATTATATGAAAACATCAAAAAGATGAGCTATTTGGAAAAGATCTTTCAAG AAACTCTTAGAAAATATCCACCAGTTATGTATCTCACAAGGAAACCTATAACAAATTACACTTTCGAGGGTACTAAAATCGATATACGAAAGGGACAGCAAGTGATTATACCCACTTACGCAATTCATCATGATCCAAATATCTATCCAAATCCGGAAGTTTTCGATCCCGAACGTTTTACACCAGAGAATATGAAGCAGAGAAATCCCATGTATCATTTGCCTTTCGGAGACGGTCCAAGAAATTGCATCG GGGCAAGATTTGCTGTTAATCAAACCAAGGTTGGTTTAATCAAGGTGCTAacgaattataaaatagatatttgtGAGAAAACTCAGATTCCAATTCAACTCGCTCCACTGAGCTCCCTAATGTTGCAAACAACTCACggcatatatttaaaactaacGAAGATCTCTTAG
- the LOC139113578 gene encoding early endosome antigen 1, with translation MRDTISHLKLKLVEAEEDTSCAALNRLRAKLRELMKDGQKADQQVPVVVERSMQTSVDPSKSYEDPLRTENERSQAELTQTQRSMRGVVTSVPEVLPLPTDEEKTDTSALLSQLRNCEALLAELKTHLNEKTAYAEALQSELYQQKAAVVAPALDLGQVTVGPATTTEKEPETPGDKITELRESPRQSELAALGVSKLPSEIEDMRSQLYNLETEKKELLDELEKIRDEMSERDGQINELNESLKRNIQTMKFERDELNIKNALLDRRIQKIDEEELKGAKEKDNELKREIDKLNADLRLEEEKFQVAQKELEGTKDDLHSLEAENEFLKETLENAKLETNELKEENVALKNSLDNMIKELKAATEENNNIEPKIDQLLIEKEYLRNELEKRAAETDQLKSEGVALKDGFDRLLREMDRLKVENDKLEDESTVVKTERDNLETEKDNLKSENGLLKDDLSKTNVALDDAKKQLSKFKVENGVLTEELEKANVNNNKLLVDFNTLQSEMVKLKSENRKLLQEADDEKEEVTKLLSEIETLKKEADNTNNKLTRANNEVADLRQEVAGLNNELKEGKVINEQLQADIRRTGEENENIKAEVNSYRDENDRVNAELNELKEQINLSTSEVNKLREQLDNAEDRVKFLGAQIVSLQTDKDKMQNEISALQNEISKLKLDLTAETTVKRDIQEELAALKNEMKNFVLKIDEMQAQHDVLREKRDALEKELLSLTEESLSLRSANAEMMSEINNLRPIISDLRSQLFKTEEDIEYWKLENYRLKMDADKLSGENEMTKGDLSVCKVEYQALEKELTNLKNEKIKLEGEIAELKDLLKGLNLSSFAEKSAKEEAVRELTKIKSEDVALREELEALKFELTKLRTENDKIRDKESTLSHLITTLKTELQNVKNEVTALKTENETLKEKINALADDNNKLKSELDKVTPEVEDLKLENASLRGERQKFEEKFGKLRAEGDEQRVEIKSLKSDLMAEQALSEKIKSELSISQSENDRLRTELKELQKDLDVFELTNSKLNDEVEDLKKMSADARNNVDASQYHVAALLEEKRALLSELDGLRAEVSGLGKEVASDKAAKELAEKKAIVLSGELIELKADLDKARVENESSRRELNDMNSRYVDLENENTVLKTENVKIVTELDSFKLDLTIVRNDLDKSENMNRELQAEINELKKLLGDVEGKITFLNGQLDDLSREKSRLEKEVSEEITRAANSKTRADDARAQLDSLINDLNAEKTGKDAALKELNALKEVLAELRDDLNKCKADNERLTIELAIFETAVTKNAKLPEDLAKVRTEYDKERQDLEKLTAENEELRDELKRAGNEINKLKENIEKSKGDFIEDVDDIDRFENELKKLMIEIDRAGEDLKHATEENNKLKMINDTLELELGRLKAEQNEIKAYPVQDGDVNGSKDEIRKLFTENNALKIENLKLKSGLEHCQAEKERLNEINNLQREKIESLGSVLPAVEAGVIKPDECGDFVKANELLKKQIEKQYHAVQRVRDYIQFVDGKIPSRPVMATTWDDDFEIERWTVPSIVELLTESRKLSENIYLTEVEVQNIDKLLKLLNQCRRDNEDNIKKLLELGVEVTKVAGVDNGDELAAFDPESWLKSLTLTQLAELHDKICLLTSNMVQRDSSPAASDRSAINRDHSGDRLQADYDALNRRIAALQKQIAEKQIEAGWKLQELKRTLHLEQANLIQISDRMGLEKRRNLVLHLTMDLT, from the exons ATGCGAGACACGATATCGCATCTGAAGCTGAAACTGGTGGAAGCCGAGGAGGATACTTCCTGTGCGGCATTAAATCGTTTGAGGGCAAAGCTTCGTGAGTTAATGAAAGATGGTCAGAAGGCCGATCAACAGGTGCCCGTGGTTGTCGAGAGATCAATGCAGACGTCGGTGGATCCATCAAAGAGCTACGAAGATCCGCTACGGACGGAGAACGAACGCTCGCAAGCCGAACTGACGCAAACTCAACGTTCAATGAGAGGGGTTGTTACATCGGTCCCGGAAGTCCTTCCTTTACCCACAGACGAAGAAAAGACGGACACGTCCGCGCTTCTAAGTCAGCTCCGTAATTGCGAAGCGCTCCTGGCTGAATTGAAAACGCATTTGAACGAGAAGACGGCTTACGCGGAGGCTTTACAAAGCGAGCTTTATCAACAGAAGGCCGCCGTCGTTGCACCTGCATTAGATCTAGGTCAGGTGACCGTCGGTCCTGCTACCACGACGGAGAAAGAACCCGAAACACCTGGCGATAAG ATTACCGAGCTTCGCGAGAGCCCGCGGCAGTCGGAACTAGCTGCGCTGGGCGTGAGTAAGTTGCCGAGCGAGATCGAAGATATGAGGTCCCAACTGTATAATCTTGAGACGGAGAAAAAGGAACTTCTCGATGAGCTGGAGAAGATACGGGACGAGATGTCCGAGAGAGACGGCCAAATAAATGAACTAAACGAGTCTCTGAAGAGGAACATTCAGACAATGAAATTCGAACGcgacgaattaaatattaagaatgcATTGTTGGACAGAAGGATTCAAAAAATAGACGAAGAAGAATTGAagggagcgaaagagaaagataacgAATTGAAGCGCGAGATCGATAAGTTGAACGCTGACCTGCGACTcgaggaagaaaaatttcaagtGGCGCAAAAAGAGCTAGAGGGCACGAAGGACGATTTGCATAGTCTTGAGGCTGAGAATGAATTCTTGAAAGAGACATTGGAAAATGCTAAATTGGAGACTAACGAacttaaagaagaaaatgttGCTTTGAAAAACAGTCTTGATAATATGATTAAGGAACTGAAAGCTGCgacagaagaaaataataatattgagcCTAAGATAGATCAATTATTAATCGAGAAAGAGTATTTAAGAAATGAATTAGAAAAACGAGCGGCGGAGACGGATCAATTAAAATCCGAAGGAGTTGCGTTGAAGGACGGTTTCGATAGACTGCTACGAGAAATGGATAGATTAAAGGTTGAAAACGATAAACTGGAGGACGAAAGTACTGTTGTTAAAACCGAAAGGGACAATCTGGAAACTGAAAAGGACAACTTGAAATCCGAGAATGGTCTTCTTAAAGACGACTTGTCTAAGACAAATGTAGCGTTAGACGATGCAAAGAAACAATTGAGCAAATTTAAAGTCGAGAATGGAGTTCTTACAGAAGAATTGGAGAAGGCTaatgtaaataataacaaGCTACTCGTGGACTTCAATACTTTGCAGAGCGAAATGGTGAAGTTAAAGTCGGAGAACAGAAAATTGCTACAAGAAGCGGATGATGAGAAAGAAGAAGTAACAAAGTTATTGTCCGAAATAGAAACTCTGAAAAAGGAAGCggataatacaaataataaattgacgAGGGCAAATAACGAAGTTGCAGATTTGCGGCAAGAAGTGGCTGGGTTAAATAATGAGCTGAAAGAGGGAAAAGTTATAAATGAACAGTTGCAAGCAGACATTCGCCGAACGGGtgaagaaaacgaaaatatcAAGGCGGAAGTGAACAGCTACAGAGACGAAAATGATAGGGTAAATGCTGAGCTAAACGAACtgaaagaacaaataaatttatcgacgagcgaagtaaataaattaagagaaCAGCTCGACAACGCTGAGGATCGAGTTAAATTTCTTGGGGCTCAGATCGTTAGTTTACAGACTGATAAGGACAAGATGCAGAATGAGATCAGCGCTTTGCAAAATGAGATCAGCAAACTGAAACTAGATCTAACTGCTGAAACTACTGTTAAACGAGACATTCAGGAGGAATTAGCGGCGTTAAAgaacgaaatgaaaaatttcgtCTTAAAGATCGATGAGATGCAGGCGCAACATGATGTTctaagagagaagagagacgCCCTTGAGAAAGAACTGCTCAGCCTGACCGAGGAATCGTTGAGCCTAAGGTCCGCGAATGCCGAGATGATGAGcgagattaataatttaaggcCGATTATATCTGATCTTCGatcgcaattatttaaaacggaAGAAGATATTGAATATTGGAAGTTGGAAAATTACAGGCTTAAGATGGACGCGGATAAGTTATCCGGCGAGAATGAAATGACAAAGGGAGATTTAAGCGTTTGTAAG GTTGAATATCAAGCGTTAGAGAAGGAGTTAACGAAtcttaaaaatgaaaagattaaGCTCGAGGGAGAAATCGCGGAACTTAAAGATCTGTTAAAAGGACTGAATCTGTCTTCATTCGCCGAAAAATCTGCTAAAGAAGAAGCCGTGAGAGAGCTGACCAAAATTAAGAGCGAAGATGTTGCTTTGAGAGAGGAACTTGAAGCATTGAAATTtgaattaactaaattaaGAACGGAGAACGATAAGATAAGAGATAAGGAATCAACTTTATCACACCTGATAACAACATTGAAAACAGAACTTCAAAATGTAAAGAATGAGGTAACAGCTTTGAAAACAGAGAACGagacgttaaaagaaaaaataaatgcgcTTGCAGACGacaacaataaattaaaaagcgaaTTAGATAAAGTCACACCTGAAGTTGAAGATTTGAAATTAGAGAACGCGAGTTTGAGAGGAGAGCGACAGAAATTCGAGGAAAAATTCGGCAAACTGAGAGCCGAGGGCGATGAGCAGAGGGTTGAAATTAAAAGTCTAAAATCTGACTTGATGGCTGAACAGGCATTatcagaaaaaattaaatcggaaTTATCTATTAGCCAATCGGAAAACGATAGATTGAGAACAGAGTTGAAAGAGCTGCAAAAGGATTTAGATGTTTTTGAATTGACGAACAGTAAGCTGAACGACGAAGTGGaggatttaaagaaaatgtcGGCCGACGCACGAAACAACGTGGACGCGTCGCAATATCATGTGGCTGCGTTGCTCGAGGAGAAGAGGGCACTTCTGAGTGAGTTAGACGGTTTACGAGCGGAAGTGAGTGGATTAGGTAAAGAAGTTGCGTCGGATAAAGCTGCGAAAGAACTTGCCGAGAAAAAGGCGATCGTTCTAAGCGGTGAATTAATAGAGTTAAAGGCGGACCTAGATAAGGCGCGTGTAGAAAATGAGAGTTCGAGACGTGAATTGAACGACATGAACAGCCGATACGTCGATTTAGAGAATGAGAATACTGTCCTAAAAAcggaaaatgttaaaatagtAACAGAACTCGATTCCTTCAAATTGGATTTAACAATAGTGAGAAATGACCTCGATAAGTCTGAGAATATGAACAGGGAATTACAAGCAGAAATCAATGAATTGAAAAAACTGCTCGGCGATGTCGAAGGaaagattacatttttaaatggGCAGCTTGATGATTTGTCACGTGAAAAAAGCAGGCTCGAAAAAGAGGTAAGCGAGGAGATAACTCGAGCCGCAAATTCAAAGACTCGCGCCGATGACGCACGTGCGCAGCTTGATAGCTTAATTAACGACTTGAACGCAGAGAAAACCGGCAAGGATGCCGCTTTAAAGGAACTGAATGCTTTGAAAGAAGTCTTAGCCGAATTGCGggacgatttaaataaatgtaaggCGGACAACGAACGATTAACAATCGAACTGGCTATTTTCGAAACGGCCGTAACTAAAAATGCAAAACTTCCCGAAGATCTGGCGAAGGTAAGGACGGAGTATGATAAAGAGCGGCAGGATTTAGAAAAGTTAACGGCAGAAAACGAGGAATTGCGGGACGAGTTAAAGAGAGCGGGGAATGagatcaataaattaaaagagaatattGAGAAATCGAAAGGCGATTTTATAGAAGATGTGGACGATATCGACAGGTTCGAAAATGAATTGAAGAAATTGATGATCGAGATAGACAGGGCGGGAGAAGATTTAAAGCATGCGACGgaagagaataataaattaaaaatgatcaATGATACTCTCGAATTAGAACTAGGTCGATTGAAAGCCGAACAGAACGAAATAAAAGCTTATCCCGTGCAAGATGGGGACGTTAATGGGTCGAAGGACGAAATCCGAAAACTATTTACCGAAAATAATGCGCTGAAAATCGAAAACCTGAAGCTGAAATCCGGATTGGAGCATTGTCAAGCGGAGAAAGAGCGCTTAAATGAAATTAACAATTTGCAGAGGGAAAAAATTGAATCGTTGGGATCTGTCCTCCCCGCCGTAG AGGCTGGCGTGATTAAACCGGATGAATGCGGCGACTTCGTTAAGGCGAATGAATTACTGAAGAAGCAAATTGAAAAGCAATATCACG CCGTGCAACGCGTGCGTGATTATATACAATTTGTGGACGGCAAAATTCCCTCGAGACCCGTGATGGCTACAACGTGGGACGATGACTTTGAGATCGAGCGATGGACCGTACCGTCCATCGTCGAGTTATTAACGGAATCGCGAAAGCTGTCCGAGAACATTTATCTGACGGAGGTCGAAGTGCAGAATATCGATAAACTGTTAAAGCTGCTTAATCAGTGCAGAAGAGACAACGAGGAtaacataaagaaattattg GAGCTTGGCGTGGAAGTTACCAAAGTTGCAGGTGTGGATAATGGCGATGAGCTTGCAGCTTTTGACCCTGAATCTTGGTTGAAG TCATTGACATTAACGCAGCTGGCCGAACTGCACGATAAGATCTGTCTGTTAACTTCAAATATGGTGCAACGAGATAGCAGCCCTGCGGCCTCCGATCGATCGGCGATTAATCGGGACCACAGTGGCGATCGACTGCAGGCGGATTACGATGCTTTAAACCGGCGGATCGCCGCCTTGCAGAAGCAAATAGCCGAGAAACAGATTGAGGCGGGGTGGAAGCTGCAGGAATTAAAACGGACTCTTCATCTCGAGCAGGCAAACCTGATTCAAATCTCCGATCGGATGGGTCTCGAAAAAAGGCGCAACCTGGTTCTCCATCTCACCATGGATTTGACTTAA
- the LOC139113789 gene encoding LOW QUALITY PROTEIN: uncharacterized protein (The sequence of the model RefSeq protein was modified relative to this genomic sequence to represent the inferred CDS: substituted 1 base at 1 genomic stop codon), producing the protein MYSLSQSDDSTEGTEERKKSPACVSVSSTQCVLFATVCTHCLPSCENTKYKRGENNADSEIXKVMDDRYAPPFCSCGCHAPRVLKPIESPPHEPCCCCEYNPFSDNSKESEIYDLPFALRKLTVMKCQMKKWRMERLQLESENRSLKQALRSLGTAVPLHSRTFSSTFALITLYFLRKKKKKKFIRNIRSIYNKE; encoded by the exons ATGTATTCGCTGTCACAAAGCGACGACAGCACGGAAGGgacggaagagagaaaaaaaagcccAGCTTGCGTCAGCGTTTC CTCGACGCAATGCGTTTTATTTGCAACAGTCTGCACTCATTGTTTGCCGTCGTGTGAAAACACGAAATATAAACGCGGCGAGAATAATGCCGAttcagaaatataaaaag TCATGGACGATCGATATGCACCGCCGTTTTGCTCGTGTGGATGTCACGCACCGCGAGTCTTAAAACCGATCGAATCGCCGCCTCACGAGCCATGCTGTTGCTGCGAGTACAATCCCTTCAGCGACAATTCCAAGGAATCGGAGATCTACGATCTGCCGTTCGCCCTGCGAAAACTGACGGTAATGAAGTGTCAGATGAAGAAATGGCGCATGGAACGGCTGCAGCTCGAGAGCGAAAATAGGTCTCTGAAACAAGCTCTACGATCACTCGGTACCGCTGTTCCACTTCATAGTCGAACCTTTTCCTCTACCTTTGCTCTCATTACGCTGTActttttacggaaaaaaaaaaagaaaaaatttataagaaatatacgTTCGATATATAACAAAGAGTAA